In Camelina sativa cultivar DH55 chromosome 17, Cs, whole genome shotgun sequence, the genomic stretch GAATTTGAAACATACTACACTTGTActcaaattagaagaaaaaaaaaagagaaatgctTACACTTGAGTAATCTGACGGCTTTCATGATTCCCTCTCAAGATTGTAATCCTATCTCTATACCGAACTTTTAAAGCTACCAAAAGCGTTACTGTCTCCACAGAATAGTACCCACGATCTGTGCACatttataacaacaacaacacaactaTGTCAATTCTATACTTAAGATCATTTCCTCTAAAGAAAACACACAGTAAAGCTCTCAAATGCAAATCTATCAACAACCCAATATAGATTCTacagaaagaatcaaactttgAAGTTGTAAACACAAGGTGTGACCATTCCATCCAAAGCTAACAACCTCAAAAtgcagaaagaacaaaacttttaaaaattttgaaatcagaaacaaatgaaataaagaaCGAACCTACATAATCGCCCATGAAGAGATAATTAGTATCAGGAGCAGAACCACCAATACGAAAAAGCTCAATAAGATCGTAAAATTGACCATGGATATCACCGCAGATAGTAACCGGACATTTCACCGGTTGAACATTATATTCCTCCACAAGAATCGCTCTGGCTTGGTCGCACAAAGTCTTCACCTCCGTCTCCGTCAGCTGCTTACATTCCATTAACTGATCGATCTGACGGTCAACATCTCCGGTCGCCGGCATCTTTTAACAACGACGATGCTCTCTCCCCTCCTCTTCGTATCTGGATTCGAATCTATCTATCTACCATTTACTCAAAAAAGCTTCacacttttgttttctccaATTCGAGATTgaaaaaagtaagaaactttCACATGGACGAGGTCCACGGATGGATGACAAAATCACTTTTGTGAAAAAAAGAtcgattttttttcaattttgttttgttctttttgtttttttttttttttaagtttgatcaTAATTACTCCCTCCAGCTTCCGGCAGCCGTGCCGGGTCAAACTCCATTGAGAAATGACACGTGGCTATCGTCTCTTGATCAAAATTGCTGTAACTTTACTTTAGTCGGCCAGCACTTAGGACCATGTAATGGGCCTATCCAGCCCAATATAATAGTAAGCCTTCTCAATAGACTATGCAAAGTGATGAGGTACATGAGCTTTGGCTTATTATGCAGCATATTGGGACGGAGCAGGTTACTTTTTTCCccctaactatatatatatgattcagtTGCATACTTGCATGTATTAGACAATGTCTATAGTAGTCTAAAAAATTCAAGCTCAAGAAGCATCACTAAAACAAAACTTCATCACTACCCAATTCATCTTCATGCCATTTGTTCGTCTTTGCAATTATGGAATGGAGGAGCCTAAGTAAAGATTAGATATAAATAAGTAGATTCATTCCTAATCTCTTTactaatattatatgatttcgAAATGAACAGTCAGcaatagttatatataaaacactTTCCTGCATAACCACATTGAGATCCGCGGCTATACTAGAATTAAGGTCGTCGATCATGTCGTCTACACGGTGACGTCCCCTTGAAGAAGCAAGTTACCATTTAAGATCTTCTTGAACCGAAGAAAACTTAGCTGCGAATTAAAGTATTATGATAATAATGAAACTTAGAATGATTAAACTTAGAGATTTAAGGAATTGACTAAACTTAGAAATTTGGAAATCAATAAAATTGTCACTATCTTGTCgtttatccattttttttctacaCAAAGAATAACGCATAAATCCGACGCAGCAGTCAGTAGAGTGAGATAAGATTGAGGTTTGAGGAGACCTGACAATCCCATGATAAGCTAATTAGaaagatattatattttttcttcttattttgtttgaagGTGTAGAAAGAGGATAATAATAGCCAAACATGCATGTACTTCTTCAATAAAGATAAGGAGACGTGACTTTTAAAACCCTCAAgatcttttgttattttggcCACAATATTAGGTTAACTGTATATCTGACGTTACATTGCTATCCGTAAGCCTTAGAAGAAATTTGGTATCAAACAcgctttttaaaaaagaaaagtatatatagagtataaagagataaaataatttcattGTAATTAATTGATAAAGTAAAaatctatgttgcatggaaacggaaacggatacgcggaaatgaaacgtttcggaaacgggaaacgggttttttcaaaaattaagtaatgAAAACGTGTAGGAAacgtatatatgtatataaatatatagatatatatatagagatataataaatccccaaacataaaaaccatattaaaaaactataaaacaacacaaattcaaaacataaatattaaatagtttaattaaaagtaaaactgtaaaaaaaataaacgttcaaaatcaaattttttgacTAGCAGCGCCAtatatttagggattttaacttttaagctactaattttattatatatttttatcattatatgtatcataaattcttatatttttaatttatttatttattaaattttgaaataataaaaaagagtttccgtcgtgtttccaaaacggaaactccgtttccatcgtgtttccaaacagagattATTAGGAATCGTGTTTCTGTGACTTGTTTCCGAGTTTCCATGAGTTTCCGTTTCCGAAATGTTTCGGAAATGGGAAACACACCTCAAAATAAGTTTCCGGtaaaaaattctttttaaaattatcatcAAAACTTCAAAGAATAAGAGAggttagttttttaaaattaccaaaaaaaaataaaaaggttggCAGCGACTAACTTCTTGTCGAATGCTACATACAGTATAATAAATTAAAGGAAATAGATCGGATGTTCACCTCGATAAATTGAATCTTCTcctagtttgaactttgaataaATAAGTCTATTTACCCTGAATTATCTTATAAAAGATGTGGTGTGAAAGGAAGATggggaaaaaacaagaaactaaataaaaaatgataaaatactATTGGAACTCATtttctgaaaccaaattaaacttAGCAACTATGTTAATGTTACAAGAGtaatatgattatatttaatgttataaaaataaaactgaaaagattatagaaaataaatgaaatgaaCAATTCTCTGTTTCTAAAGGGATTGGAACTCCAGTTAACATTTTCATATGATGTGCTGGGGATGAGGTTGCTTTGTTTGGAGAGTTTGGATAGTGTCAAGGTTTTGTTTTGCAAgtaattgttaattattttatttgtaaaagtatatatatgtaggatTTGACCAACACATGTGAGtccagatatatatatttctacgttatttgtgatataaaaaagtcttatatcaaaataaaaacttaggAAATTTCTAAAGAAATGTTGAATTTAGTTCCTTCGAATATCCCATGAACCTATtacctatatatataccacCTTCCTCTCTGTCCCATTCTATGTTAATAAGAACGATACTCAACGAAATCCTCATCTAAAGTTTCTGTCAAAtccatattttaatttggttatctTCCCGATCGACTGATCAATGAAGGCTTCATGTTGTGTTAGCGTTACTCAGGACGTGTCCATGTCTTTCAAATATATGGTACGTGATCTTTCTTCTTCGGTTACGAGATAGATACTAATGTAATTATGCTCATGTTTTTTGCCTATTTCATTTGccttctcgtttttttttttttgtcaaacgccTTCTCGTTTATTTCTTTAAATCCTTCGGCTATACGAAACTATAATAGATGCATGCATATGACAAAAATGCAATTTGTATATGGCTAAGTATCTTTATTTTCACGGTTAGCTTATTTATTATTAGAGTGTGTGTTATGAGGCAAAAAGCTATtgtcctttctctttttttttgtcatctagtAATCTTCTGGTTTAGGCTAAAGTACCTTTTACATTTTGCGATTAATCTTTGGTCCCATGctaatataatttggttttaagtataattaaaatttaaaaaccacATCTAAATTTAAACCAAGCTAATCTATAAAATGAATCTAAGTTTATTAcagaaattcaaataattatataattgattgattaaAACTTGaaagtcaaaaccaaaattacatCATTCTGTTCTGTATTAATTAGCCTCACTCGCAAACTCTGTTTTcgtatctctttttttttttttttattgtacaCAGAGAGAAGACGAGAGTCAAAATCATGAAAGAGGAAAAGGAAGCAGATTTGTTAACTGGGGTTATGAGGTCAACACCTCTTCAGATGATTGCATCGCTGCCATTAACTCCTATTGTCACCAGGTTCGTTACATTAGAGACTTAGAGTTGTCTTTGTGTTACAGCTGATTCTATGGGGATGGGATTAATTCTTTTGACGATTCGATGCTGtgggttcttttgtttttcgtaATTTTGTCTCCTTTTGAAACTGTCGAAGAGGATTGGTTGCTGTGTCGATTTGAGGCTTTCCAATTACAGTTGTTTTGCTTAAAGATGATAATTTCAGGCTTCAAGtagtgtttctttttctttttctggctCGTGATGCacaaagttatgattttttatgTTTCATGGTGACATTGTTCCTCGTCTGATGTAAGGTTCTTGGCTATGGAAGAGAGAGGGAAGTGATTCTAGAAGCGCCCTTGTATGATAAAGGTTGTGTTTTGGGAAACATTTTGGCTGCGCATTACCTTATCTCTTCTGACTTTGCTAGGGCCAAATCCTATGTTCGAGCTGCAGAATCCCATCTTGTAAGCTCTCTCTACctttgattttctcttttattcgtGTCTATGAAATCTTACTAAGTGAATTAATGATGTCTATAATCTGTGATACTTGATGAGTTTAGTGTCATTAAGCTGTGAAATTCATTTGTTTTAGGGGGAAGCCACGCCATATGAGAAGGCAGTTTTCAAGGCTATTGATTACTTCTTCTCTGAGAATATGGACGACGATGTGGCGTTGGAGTTACACTTTAAGGTTAGGATATGTTTCTTTGGCTTCTTGTTCTTTTAGTAGTTCTTCTCGCTCTTCTTATATTAGGATGGATTAGCTTTATATATCTTTCCAGCTTTCCTTTGTAGTAGCACTTATTCTAACTCTCATAGCTCTTTATGTTTTGCAGCTCTTGAAAAAGTTTCCTAAAGATTTGCTTTCTTGGAAGAGAGtagagattttgtgtttttacatGGGTAGACCCGATCTCTCTTTGCCTCTGTTTGAGAAGGTACTTCAAAATGTTGATCAAATTGATAAAAGCCACATAATTAATAGTTATATCGCTTTCGTTGATCTATCTCACTGACCTTGCAAACTTGGCAGATTCTACCAGAGAATCGAGAACAAGATTATGTTTACGGTATGCTTGCATTCCCCTTAATGGAGCTTGGACAGTTGGCAAAAGCTGAGCAAGCTGCTAGGAAAGGCTATGAGATCAACAAAAACGACTCTTGGGCTCATCACTGTGTGAGTTTCGGATGTCTTATCATTCCCATCTTTTGTTGTTCCTTGGTGATATTTCCTCTTATTATATGCAATCTTTTGTTTGTACTTTTGGGGCAGTTGTGTCATGTTCTTCAAACTGAATGCCGTTTCAAGGAAGCAGTAGAGTTCATGGAAGGATGCTCGGCTTCATGGGATCCTTGCTCTTCCTTAAGGTTACAGCAGTTTCAAACAAAGTGTTAACCTCTTCTGATCATCTCTGGATTCACCTATTAATGAAAACCAACACTCTGTAACATTTTACGTGAAGGTTTTCGCATAATTGGTGGCATGTAGCTGTTTGTTACTTGGAAGGAGG encodes the following:
- the LOC104756818 gene encoding tetratricopeptide repeat protein 38, with amino-acid sequence MKASCCVSVTQDVSMSFKYMREDESQNHERGKGSRFVNWGYEVNTSSDDCIAAINSYCHQVLGYGREREVILEAPLYDKGCVLGNILAAHYLISSDFARAKSYVRAAESHLGEATPYEKAVFKAIDYFFSENMDDDVALELHFKLLKKFPKDLLSWKRVEILCFYMGRPDLSLPLFEKILPENREQDYVYGMLAFPLMELGQLAKAEQAARKGYEINKNDSWAHHCLCHVLQTECRFKEAVEFMEGCSASWDPCSSLRFSHNWWHVAVCYLEGGSHISKVQEIYDHQMCKELEKDDAVATDVYKDALGLLLRLDTRDKLDEFLDRLKILANCLTDQAMWYQEWLFDITTIWALSKVGYTSQAYVLLEGLKSRTSDMSEKKQQLMQKAIVLAEAVYEYGKGNYKEALELLGPDFDAANYKVIGASGLQIDVFNEIWYKLLLLTGQSSIAVEVLEKRVKQRDGAPFLWRLLEKSYGMEGKAEEAASAGDKAKALELSHFNFA